In one window of Caballeronia sp. TF1N1 DNA:
- a CDS encoding autotransporter assembly complex family protein, which yields MKRLPAALRSFVACALLAAAWPAFAKYDIDIDAPRSVKKLLKDHLDLSRFAKRDDVSDDQFQFLVTAAPKDVRDLVATEGYFTPVVRTDVTTDGDKRKVTVSVDPGPQTKIASVQLHFTGAVTTEDRNQENAARFAFSVNEGDPFSQGAWDDAKNAALRALQSRRYLGAKIVRSQARINPRAHLADLSVTFDSGPTFTFGKLDISGTKRYPEKIIDNVNPIHPGEIYDVSRVNELQRQVQNTPYYASVAIDADNDVNKPLETPVHLKVSEYPYNSIRYGVGYATDTGFHVQGAYSYLNTFNAAYPFTISGRLDQTQQYGRVQLAMPPDSRGWVNAVFGSYTITDVSSTKIYSGRVGVQRSRSTQNIDTTYSLAFYDDRITQNEPNPSTARALVPAWTWVRRDVDDPLFPRRGNIIRAEASFAVKGLMTDQTFARLYTNALQYLPITKNDLFVFRAEFGGVFTSGPSSGVPASLLFRAGGANSVRGYSYLSIGNNVAGSILPTKYMVTGSSEYQHWFTHDWGGAVFFDIGTATDTWSERVFQPGVGVGARWRSPVGPVNVDVAYGLKNKSIKPYLTLGIAF from the coding sequence ATGAAGCGCTTGCCGGCTGCCCTGCGCAGCTTCGTGGCATGTGCGCTCCTGGCGGCCGCTTGGCCTGCGTTCGCCAAGTACGACATCGACATCGATGCGCCGCGCAGCGTCAAGAAGCTGCTGAAGGACCATCTCGATCTGTCGCGCTTCGCCAAGCGCGACGACGTCAGCGACGACCAGTTCCAGTTCCTCGTCACCGCCGCGCCGAAGGACGTGCGCGACCTCGTCGCGACCGAAGGCTATTTCACGCCGGTCGTGCGCACCGACGTGACGACCGATGGCGACAAGCGCAAGGTGACCGTCAGCGTCGATCCAGGTCCGCAAACGAAGATCGCCTCCGTGCAACTGCATTTCACGGGCGCGGTGACGACCGAAGACCGCAATCAGGAGAACGCCGCGCGTTTCGCGTTTTCAGTGAACGAAGGCGATCCGTTCTCGCAAGGCGCGTGGGACGACGCCAAGAACGCCGCGTTGCGCGCGCTCCAGTCGCGGCGCTATCTCGGCGCGAAAATCGTGCGCTCGCAGGCGCGCATCAATCCGCGCGCGCACCTCGCCGATCTCTCCGTGACCTTCGACAGCGGTCCGACCTTCACATTCGGCAAGCTCGATATCAGCGGCACGAAGCGCTATCCGGAAAAGATCATCGACAACGTGAACCCGATTCATCCGGGCGAAATCTACGACGTCTCGCGCGTGAACGAACTGCAACGCCAGGTGCAGAACACGCCGTATTACGCGAGCGTAGCCATCGACGCGGACAACGACGTCAACAAGCCGCTCGAAACGCCGGTGCATCTGAAGGTGAGCGAGTATCCGTACAACAGCATTCGCTACGGTGTGGGTTATGCGACCGATACCGGCTTTCACGTGCAGGGCGCCTACAGCTATCTGAATACGTTCAACGCGGCCTATCCGTTCACCATTTCCGGCCGGCTCGATCAGACGCAGCAGTACGGCCGCGTGCAACTCGCGATGCCGCCCGATTCGCGCGGCTGGGTCAACGCGGTGTTCGGCTCCTACACCATAACCGACGTATCGAGCACGAAGATTTATAGCGGACGCGTGGGTGTGCAGCGCTCGCGTTCGACGCAGAACATCGACACGACGTATTCGCTCGCTTTCTACGACGACCGCATCACGCAGAACGAGCCGAATCCGTCGACGGCGCGCGCGCTCGTGCCCGCGTGGACGTGGGTGCGCCGCGATGTCGACGATCCGCTGTTCCCGCGTCGCGGCAACATCATTCGCGCGGAAGCAAGCTTCGCGGTGAAAGGCTTGATGACCGATCAGACCTTTGCGCGTCTCTACACCAACGCGCTGCAGTATCTGCCGATCACGAAGAACGATCTCTTCGTGTTTCGCGCGGAATTCGGCGGCGTGTTCACGAGCGGGCCGTCGAGCGGCGTGCCGGCGTCCCTGCTGTTTCGCGCGGGCGGCGCGAATTCGGTGCGCGGTTATAGCTATCTGAGTATCGGCAACAATGTGGCGGGATCGATCTTGCCGACCAAGTACATGGTGACGGGCAGCAGCGAGTATCAGCACTGGTTCACGCACGATTGGGGCGGCGCGGTGTTCTTCGACATCGGTACCGCGACGGATACCTGGAGCGAGCGCGTCTTCCAGCCGGGCGTGGGCGTCGGCGCGCGCTGGCGCAGTCCGGTCGGGCCGGTCAACGTGGACGTGGCCTACGGGCTCAAGAACAAGAGCATCAAGCCGTATCTGACGCTCGGCATTGCGTTCTGA